One part of the Archangium lipolyticum genome encodes these proteins:
- a CDS encoding patatin-like phospholipase domain-containing protein, whose amino-acid sequence MHDTGMDHGCARPVDRSQLNTCPEQKCDLIMKGGVTSGVVYPPAILKLAQRYRFHAIGGASAGSIAAAAAAAAEYGRQTVAGKAPSGTSHGFIRLAELNDELASPGFVRRLFEPSSTCRPLFNAILAWQAWGAKDRKRALKKEERRWQKAQPRSTAQDTANPPETEPPGTEPQDGAQAPGGGQGVLGFIRTVARLNLVCLKSVPVWYILGALVGLLVGALLLGGSFAWLLRCSQAATGWSCVLGWVGVVLMLVLWGGSLLLGGLLASGLVFKRIVAALNDKDAHKFGICPGSRGAGAPLDPSKPLVLTDWLYVRLNELAGRGPGDAPITVSDLKKLKDLKTPEEQKVHGIHFKLVTSNLTLGQPYTLPMSRGSRSFFFKKSEMDRLFPKPVVDALVAWGKKNQPEKSIRIRKEDEEEFFRFPMGEDIPLVVATRLSLSFPVLLSAVRLYSVKHEKYRKQGGVPQTINLATDLEEHWLSDGGITSNFPIHVFDAWVPQHPTFGITLYDSPLTKVLEQREGHKREKNPHDAVLLPYPHDFDKARPQRTAIQDTLGFLRAVFETAQSYRDNAQAGMPSYRERILQLFLDEHEGGLNLDMDKDVIQHIQAKGQCAAQELLERYENTDSVHFSEHRWVRMHVLMAELELQLFEVRKLFPGDTWKEELRARFDSLFKEQVGAQAREGGSWYRNKDQKWCDEARKRLDALLELVDEWDECQQAWMGEYTPTANEDPRFFFAAHPPRPQGVLKVIPNL is encoded by the coding sequence ATGCACGATACCGGGATGGACCATGGTTGTGCCCGGCCGGTGGACCGGAGCCAGCTGAATACGTGCCCCGAGCAGAAGTGCGACCTCATCATGAAGGGCGGCGTGACGAGCGGAGTGGTCTACCCTCCCGCCATCCTGAAGCTGGCGCAGCGGTACCGCTTCCACGCGATTGGGGGGGCCTCCGCAGGTTCCATCGCTGCCGCTGCGGCCGCCGCGGCGGAGTATGGGCGGCAGACTGTGGCTGGGAAGGCACCTAGTGGGACGTCCCACGGCTTCATCCGGCTCGCGGAGCTGAATGATGAGCTGGCGTCGCCGGGCTTCGTGCGACGACTCTTCGAGCCCTCTTCGACATGCAGGCCTCTCTTCAACGCCATCCTGGCCTGGCAGGCCTGGGGGGCGAAGGATCGCAAGCGGGCCCTCAAGAAGGAGGAGCGCAGGTGGCAGAAGGCACAGCCGCGGAGCACGGCGCAGGACACGGCGAACCCGCCGGAGACGGAGCCCCCGGGGACGGAGCCGCAGGATGGAGCGCAGGCGCCTGGCGGGGGACAGGGCGTGCTCGGCTTCATACGGACTGTGGCGAGGCTCAACCTCGTCTGCCTGAAGTCGGTGCCGGTCTGGTACATCCTGGGCGCGCTGGTGGGGTTGCTCGTGGGGGCGCTGCTGCTGGGGGGCAGCTTCGCTTGGCTCCTGAGGTGCTCTCAGGCGGCAACTGGCTGGTCCTGCGTGCTCGGTTGGGTCGGAGTCGTGTTGATGCTCGTGCTCTGGGGGGGGAGCCTCCTGCTGGGAGGGCTCCTCGCGAGCGGATTGGTCTTCAAGCGCATCGTCGCCGCGCTGAATGACAAGGACGCGCACAAATTCGGCATCTGCCCGGGGAGCCGTGGCGCTGGTGCGCCCCTGGACCCGAGCAAGCCGCTGGTGTTGACGGACTGGCTGTATGTGCGCCTCAACGAACTGGCGGGTCGTGGGCCCGGGGACGCGCCCATCACGGTGAGTGACCTGAAGAAACTGAAGGACCTGAAGACTCCGGAGGAACAGAAGGTCCATGGCATCCACTTCAAGCTGGTGACGAGCAACCTCACGCTGGGCCAGCCCTACACGCTGCCCATGAGCCGCGGCAGCCGCTCGTTCTTCTTCAAGAAGAGCGAGATGGATCGGCTCTTCCCGAAGCCGGTCGTCGACGCGCTGGTGGCCTGGGGCAAGAAGAACCAGCCGGAGAAGTCCATCCGTATCCGTAAGGAGGACGAGGAGGAGTTCTTCCGCTTCCCCATGGGCGAGGACATCCCGCTGGTGGTGGCCACGCGGCTGAGCCTCAGCTTCCCGGTGCTGCTGAGCGCGGTGCGGCTCTACTCGGTGAAGCACGAGAAGTACCGGAAGCAGGGGGGAGTGCCCCAGACCATCAATTTGGCGACGGACCTCGAGGAACACTGGCTGAGTGACGGTGGCATCACCAGCAACTTCCCCATCCACGTCTTTGATGCCTGGGTGCCGCAGCACCCGACGTTCGGCATCACCCTCTACGACTCGCCTTTGACCAAGGTGCTGGAGCAGCGCGAGGGGCACAAGCGTGAGAAGAACCCGCATGACGCCGTGTTACTGCCCTATCCCCATGACTTTGATAAGGCGCGGCCCCAGCGCACGGCCATCCAGGACACGCTGGGCTTCCTTCGCGCCGTCTTCGAGACGGCACAGAGTTACCGGGACAACGCGCAGGCGGGAATGCCCAGCTACCGCGAGCGCATCCTCCAGCTCTTCTTGGACGAGCACGAGGGCGGTCTCAACCTGGACATGGACAAGGACGTCATCCAGCACATCCAGGCCAAGGGGCAATGCGCGGCGCAGGAGTTGCTGGAGCGCTACGAGAACACGGACAGCGTCCACTTCTCCGAGCACCGCTGGGTGCGGATGCACGTGCTGATGGCGGAGTTGGAGCTCCAGCTCTTCGAGGTCCGCAAGCTGTTTCCTGGCGACACGTGGAAGGAGGAGCTGCGGGCGCGCTTTGACTCGCTCTTCAAGGAGCAGGTTGGCGCGCAGGCCCGGGAGGGTGGTTCGTGGTACAGGAACAAGGATCAGAAATGGTGTGATGAGGCCCGGAAGCGCCTGGATGCGCTGCTGGAGCTTGTCGATGAGTGGGACGAGTGCCAGCAGGCGTGGATGGGGGAGTACACGCCCACCGCGAACGAGGATCCGCGATTCTTCTTCGCCGCGCACCCACCCAGGCCCCAGGGCGTCCTCAAGGTCATTCCGAACCTGTGA
- a CDS encoding VOC family protein, translating to MVTVGAFVSYDLRTTDLEKAEAFYAAVVGWRVQRSGDARAFFAGEQRVGALVALPERARAQGAPAHWLGHISVEDVEASARRVVALGGQQLGPVQRTAEGESIATLKDAQGAVFAVSSGGQARRPEAIVWHELYTTDRERAWSSYAELFGWKESKTLQMPPPVGPYQMFTRAGGERDMGAMANMARIPGVHTHWLFYLSVEDLDAALEKTRSLGGVVANGPMEVPGGGRVAQCEDPQGAAFALHHYIPAHGP from the coding sequence ATGGTGACAGTCGGAGCGTTCGTGTCATACGACCTGAGGACCACGGACCTGGAGAAGGCGGAGGCGTTCTACGCCGCCGTCGTCGGATGGCGGGTCCAGCGCTCGGGAGACGCCCGGGCCTTCTTCGCGGGCGAGCAGCGCGTGGGTGCGCTCGTGGCCTTGCCGGAGCGGGCGCGGGCCCAGGGAGCCCCGGCGCACTGGCTCGGCCACATCAGCGTGGAGGACGTCGAGGCGTCGGCGCGGCGCGTGGTGGCGCTCGGAGGACAGCAGCTGGGCCCGGTGCAGCGGACGGCCGAGGGTGAGAGCATTGCCACGCTCAAGGACGCCCAGGGCGCTGTGTTCGCCGTGAGCTCCGGCGGCCAGGCACGGAGGCCCGAGGCCATCGTCTGGCATGAGCTCTACACGACGGACCGGGAGCGCGCCTGGTCCAGCTACGCCGAGCTGTTCGGTTGGAAGGAGTCCAAGACCCTGCAGATGCCGCCCCCGGTAGGCCCGTACCAGATGTTCACGCGGGCGGGCGGGGAGCGAGACATGGGCGCCATGGCCAACATGGCGCGCATTCCCGGTGTCCACACCCACTGGCTCTTCTACCTTTCCGTGGAGGACCTCGATGCGGCACTCGAGAAGACGCGCTCGCTCGGGGGCGTGGTGGCCAACGGGCCGATGGAGGTTCCCGGTGGCGGCCGTGTCGCGCAGTGCGAGGACCCGCAGGGCGCGGCCTTCGCGCTGCACCACTACATCCCAGCCCACGGTCCGTGA
- a CDS encoding PhoX family protein — MDERVDISKRGQDPDDIGSNDSGNPTFDSVLHARLSRRSILRGGVGTAALALFGGLPLVGCGEEGDGGDGGDGDGRPRETLLAFSAVAKSLNDTVTVPAGYTASVLYRMGDPIAPGVAAYKNDGSDGDYEKRAGDHHDGMEYFGLNAAGTARDPNGSERGLLAMNHEAMSDEGGRVIFMHPAGGSPNNARVAAEADKEVAAHGISIVEVRKVNGRFQYVQDSAYNRRITPLTPVEISGPARGHALMRTRYSTSGVATRGTINNCGTGYTPWGTLLSGEENWANYFARGASDDAARGDKSVVSLRRYGKNQGSTSRHGWETAGADDKYARWNISQLGATALDDYRNEMNTYGYIVEVDPYGNTTPVKKRTALGRFAHESAAFSKLAAGKPFAVYMGDDSRGEYMYKFVTNASWDAADANATDRIAVGDKYLDNGKLYVARFNPDGTGEWIELNIADTRIATYAAYSFADQGDVLVNARLAADAVGATRMDRPEWCATHPTTGEVYFTLTNNSNRKVDVTSSSQMVVDPANPRAYVDVLNGKEVSPGNHNGHIIRIRENEGAATASAFAWDVYLFGSEANADGARVNLSSLTADQDFSSPDGLWFSKATGICWIQTDDGAYTDVTNCMMLAALPGQVGDGGKTTLTYTKADGSTLNVDTFVGKKPTAETLKRFLVGPVGCELTGCAETPDGKTLFVNIQHPGESTTLANVTNPDKFTSHWPDGGSARPRSSTLVITKDDGGRIGS, encoded by the coding sequence GTGGACGAGCGCGTAGACATTTCCAAGCGGGGCCAGGATCCGGACGACATCGGTTCCAACGACTCGGGTAACCCGACCTTCGACTCGGTGTTGCATGCCCGCCTGAGCCGTCGCTCCATCCTGCGCGGCGGTGTGGGCACCGCGGCCCTGGCCCTCTTCGGTGGTCTGCCCCTGGTGGGCTGCGGCGAGGAAGGGGATGGCGGTGATGGTGGTGACGGTGACGGGCGCCCGCGCGAAACGCTGCTGGCCTTCAGCGCGGTCGCCAAGAGCCTGAACGACACAGTGACCGTGCCCGCGGGCTACACCGCCTCGGTGCTCTACCGCATGGGCGATCCGATCGCCCCGGGTGTCGCGGCCTACAAGAATGATGGCTCGGATGGCGACTACGAGAAGCGCGCTGGCGACCACCACGATGGCATGGAGTACTTCGGACTGAACGCGGCCGGTACGGCGCGCGATCCGAACGGCTCCGAGCGCGGCCTGCTCGCGATGAACCACGAGGCCATGTCCGACGAGGGCGGCCGCGTCATCTTCATGCACCCCGCCGGCGGCAGCCCGAACAACGCCCGCGTCGCCGCCGAGGCGGACAAGGAAGTCGCCGCGCATGGCATCTCCATCGTGGAGGTGCGCAAGGTCAATGGCCGGTTCCAGTATGTGCAGGACTCGGCCTACAACCGCCGCATCACGCCGCTCACCCCGGTGGAGATCTCCGGCCCCGCGCGTGGCCACGCGCTGATGCGGACCCGGTACTCGACCAGTGGCGTCGCCACGCGCGGCACCATCAACAACTGCGGTACCGGCTACACGCCCTGGGGCACGCTGCTCTCCGGTGAGGAGAACTGGGCCAACTACTTCGCCCGTGGTGCCAGCGATGACGCGGCTCGCGGCGACAAGAGCGTCGTGTCCCTGCGCCGCTACGGCAAGAACCAGGGCTCGACCAGCCGCCACGGCTGGGAGACAGCCGGTGCCGACGACAAGTACGCCCGCTGGAACATCAGCCAGCTCGGCGCGACCGCGCTCGACGACTACCGCAACGAGATGAACACCTACGGCTACATCGTCGAGGTGGATCCGTACGGCAACACCACGCCGGTGAAGAAGCGCACGGCACTCGGCCGCTTCGCGCATGAGAGCGCCGCGTTCTCGAAGCTCGCGGCCGGCAAGCCGTTCGCGGTGTACATGGGCGACGACTCGCGCGGCGAGTACATGTACAAGTTCGTCACCAACGCCAGCTGGGACGCCGCCGATGCCAACGCCACCGACCGCATCGCCGTCGGTGACAAGTATCTCGACAACGGCAAGCTCTACGTCGCCCGGTTCAACCCGGACGGCACCGGTGAGTGGATCGAGCTGAACATCGCCGACACGCGGATCGCCACGTATGCCGCCTACTCGTTCGCTGATCAGGGCGACGTGCTGGTGAACGCCCGTCTCGCGGCGGATGCGGTCGGTGCGACCAGGATGGACCGCCCCGAGTGGTGCGCCACGCATCCCACCACCGGCGAGGTCTATTTCACGCTCACCAACAACAGCAACCGCAAGGTGGACGTGACGAGCTCGTCGCAGATGGTGGTCGACCCGGCCAATCCTCGCGCCTACGTCGACGTGCTCAACGGGAAGGAGGTCTCTCCGGGCAACCACAACGGCCACATCATCCGTATCCGGGAGAACGAGGGCGCGGCGACCGCCAGTGCCTTCGCGTGGGACGTGTACCTCTTCGGGTCGGAGGCGAACGCCGATGGCGCTCGCGTCAACCTGTCGAGCCTGACGGCCGACCAGGACTTCTCCAGCCCCGACGGCCTGTGGTTCAGCAAGGCCACCGGCATCTGCTGGATCCAGACCGACGACGGCGCCTATACCGATGTGACCAACTGCATGATGCTCGCGGCCCTGCCGGGTCAGGTCGGTGATGGAGGCAAGACCACGCTGACCTACACGAAGGCCGACGGCTCCACGCTCAACGTCGACACCTTCGTCGGCAAGAAGCCCACGGCCGAGACGCTGAAGCGCTTCCTGGTCGGGCCGGTCGGCTGCGAGCTCACCGGTTGCGCGGAGACGCCGGACGGCAAGACGCTCTTCGTCAACATTCAGCACCCGGGTGAGAGCACCACCCTGGCCAACGTGACCAACCCGGACAAGTTCACCAGCCACTGGCCGGACGGCGGCTCGGCGCGTCCGCGTTCGTCCACCCTGGTCATCACCAAGGACGACGGCGGCCGGATCGGCTCCTGA
- a CDS encoding SDR family oxidoreductase → MKIVITGANRGIGLELVRQYLARGDSVHAGVRTPESAGELAALVEPSGGRLRISACDVALETSVRAFADSVNGPVDLLINNAGMRNRPDDLDQLEDAARTFEVNALGPLRVTRALLPMLRRARGAKIANISSGLGSIHDNTTGGAYGYRMSKAALNMASRSLAQDLRGEGIVTVVLSPGWVQTDMGGTDAPTPVAESVAGLLSLIDRLTPEDSGSFFGFRGERIAW, encoded by the coding sequence ATGAAGATCGTCATCACGGGAGCCAACCGCGGCATTGGTCTCGAGCTCGTGCGCCAGTATCTCGCCCGGGGCGACTCCGTTCATGCGGGAGTCCGGACGCCAGAGAGCGCGGGCGAGCTCGCCGCCCTGGTGGAGCCTTCCGGCGGACGGCTCCGGATCAGCGCCTGCGACGTGGCGCTCGAGACGAGCGTGCGCGCGTTCGCGGACTCGGTGAACGGGCCCGTGGACCTGCTCATCAACAACGCCGGCATGAGGAACAGGCCGGACGATCTCGATCAGTTGGAAGACGCGGCCCGGACATTCGAGGTGAACGCGCTCGGCCCGCTGCGGGTCACCCGCGCGCTGCTGCCGATGCTTCGCCGCGCCCGGGGCGCGAAGATCGCCAACATCAGCTCGGGGCTGGGCTCCATCCACGACAACACCACGGGTGGCGCCTATGGCTACCGCATGTCCAAGGCCGCGCTGAACATGGCGTCGCGCTCGCTGGCCCAGGACCTGCGGGGCGAGGGCATCGTCACCGTGGTGCTCAGCCCGGGCTGGGTCCAGACCGACATGGGGGGCACGGACGCGCCGACCCCCGTGGCCGAGTCGGTCGCGGGTCTGCTCAGCCTCATCGACCGGCTCACCCCGGAGGACAGCGGGAGCTTCTTCGGCTTCCGGGGCGAGCGCATCGCCTGGTGA
- a CDS encoding LysR family transcriptional regulator translates to MGQSQLEGRMDLNELLVFAKVVQSGSFTAAGEALRMPKSTVSRKVSELEARVGAQLLQRTTRKLRLTEVGRAYFEHAARVVAEAEQAEQVVTRMQSAPHGLLRVTAPLNFPVLGPLAAEFLTRYPEVRLEMLCTDRRVDLVAEGFDVAVRAGVLADSTLMARRLGDIERVVVASPTYVKERGLPRKPADLEQHDCLVFSGGREGSTWELRSGARSITVPVRARMAVNDFDMLHQAALAGSGVTMLSAPSCAEDLASGRLQRVLPGWNSPGTPVHAVYPGGRHLSPKVSAFVDFLRERWQPSTRVGK, encoded by the coding sequence ATGGGACAGTCCCAGCTGGAAGGACGCATGGATCTCAACGAGCTGCTCGTCTTCGCGAAGGTGGTGCAGTCCGGCAGCTTCACGGCGGCCGGAGAGGCGCTGCGGATGCCCAAGTCCACCGTGAGCCGGAAGGTGTCCGAGCTGGAGGCGCGGGTGGGCGCGCAGCTGCTGCAGCGCACCACGCGCAAGCTGCGCCTCACCGAGGTGGGACGCGCCTACTTCGAGCACGCCGCGCGCGTGGTCGCCGAGGCCGAGCAGGCCGAGCAGGTCGTCACCCGCATGCAGTCCGCGCCCCACGGGCTGCTGCGCGTGACGGCCCCGCTCAACTTCCCGGTGCTCGGACCCCTGGCGGCGGAGTTCCTCACCCGCTACCCCGAGGTGAGGCTCGAGATGCTCTGCACCGACCGCCGGGTGGACCTGGTGGCCGAGGGGTTCGACGTGGCGGTGCGCGCCGGGGTGCTCGCCGACTCGACGCTCATGGCCCGCCGGCTCGGCGACATCGAACGGGTGGTGGTGGCCTCACCCACCTACGTGAAGGAGCGCGGCCTGCCCCGGAAGCCCGCGGACCTCGAGCAGCACGATTGCCTCGTCTTCAGTGGAGGGCGGGAGGGCAGCACCTGGGAGCTGCGGTCGGGAGCCCGGTCCATCACGGTGCCGGTACGCGCGCGGATGGCGGTGAACGACTTCGACATGCTGCACCAGGCCGCGCTCGCGGGCTCCGGGGTGACGATGCTGAGCGCCCCCTCCTGCGCGGAGGACCTCGCTTCCGGGCGGCTCCAGCGCGTCCTGCCCGGCTGGAACTCTCCCGGCACGCCCGTGCACGCGGTCTACCCGGGCGGCCGGCACCTGTCGCCCAAGGTGAGCGCGTTCGTCGACTTCCTGCGCGAGCGCTGGCAGCCGAGCACCCGCGTGGGGAAATGA
- a CDS encoding YceI family protein, with protein MATTTWNIDTTHSGIHFSVRHMVVAKVRGAFKAFSGTVQLDEQAPASSSVSVRIETASIDTGVEQRDNHLRSPDFFDVAKFPAITFQSTKVEKASGGNLRVTGNLTIRDVTREVVLDVEQLGTGKDPWGQTRVAFEAKTSVDRRDFGLTWNQALEAGGVLVGEKVEIALEVQAVQAQAAKVA; from the coding sequence ATGGCCACCACGACCTGGAACATCGACACCACCCACTCCGGCATCCACTTCTCCGTCCGCCACATGGTCGTCGCGAAGGTGCGCGGCGCCTTCAAGGCGTTCAGCGGCACCGTGCAGCTCGACGAGCAGGCGCCCGCCAGCTCGTCCGTCTCCGTCCGCATCGAGACGGCGAGCATCGACACCGGCGTGGAGCAGCGCGACAACCACCTCAGGAGCCCGGACTTCTTCGACGTGGCGAAGTTCCCCGCCATCACCTTCCAGAGCACGAAGGTGGAGAAGGCCTCCGGTGGCAACCTCCGCGTGACGGGCAACCTCACCATCCGCGACGTCACCCGCGAGGTGGTGCTCGACGTGGAGCAGCTCGGCACCGGCAAGGACCCCTGGGGCCAGACCCGCGTGGCGTTCGAGGCGAAGACCTCCGTCGACCGCCGCGACTTCGGTCTGACCTGGAACCAGGCGCTCGAGGCCGGCGGCGTGCTGGTGGGCGAGAAGGTCGAGATCGCCCTCGAGGTCCAGGCGGTGCAGGCTCAGGCCGCCAAGGTCGCTTGA
- a CDS encoding pirin family protein yields the protein MKSPILQTLPLGSPPWVTADPFLFCVHHDDQYPAGNDHMGPAASLDGRNIGQDFAGKDGWSMYHGDQVPGFPGHPHRGFETVTLVRNGLIDHSDSLGATARFGHGDVQWLTAGAGIVHSEMFPLVKKGEPNPTELFQIWLNLPAEDKHAPPHFSMLWSQDIPRLSFTDEAGRRTEVTVAAGELDGRRAPPPPPRSWASRPDTDVAIWTLRLEPGATWTLPPAKNPRANRTLYFFEGDALKVADQTFREHQILAVRSDAALRLEAVGSAVEVLMLQGRPIGQPVVQYGPFVMNTPAEIQQAFNDYQRTRFGGWPFQKDDPVHGREEGRFARHADGRIERPSR from the coding sequence ATGAAGAGCCCCATCCTCCAGACCCTGCCACTCGGCTCACCTCCCTGGGTGACCGCGGACCCGTTCCTGTTCTGCGTGCATCATGACGACCAGTACCCGGCCGGAAACGACCACATGGGCCCGGCGGCCTCGCTGGACGGCCGGAACATCGGTCAGGACTTCGCGGGGAAGGACGGCTGGAGCATGTACCACGGTGATCAGGTGCCGGGCTTCCCCGGGCACCCGCACCGGGGCTTCGAGACGGTGACGCTGGTGCGCAACGGGCTCATCGACCACTCGGACTCGCTCGGGGCCACCGCGCGCTTCGGCCACGGGGACGTGCAGTGGCTGACGGCGGGGGCGGGCATCGTGCACTCGGAGATGTTCCCCCTCGTGAAGAAGGGGGAGCCCAACCCGACCGAGCTGTTCCAGATCTGGCTGAACCTCCCGGCCGAGGACAAGCACGCGCCGCCGCACTTCTCCATGCTCTGGAGCCAGGACATCCCGCGCCTCTCGTTCACCGACGAGGCGGGCCGGCGTACCGAGGTGACGGTCGCCGCGGGAGAGCTCGACGGCCGGCGCGCGCCGCCGCCTCCGCCCCGCTCGTGGGCCTCGCGTCCGGACACCGACGTGGCCATCTGGACCCTTCGCCTGGAGCCCGGTGCGACGTGGACGCTCCCGCCTGCGAAGAACCCGCGCGCCAACCGCACGCTCTACTTCTTCGAGGGCGATGCGTTGAAGGTCGCGGACCAGACATTCCGTGAGCACCAGATCCTGGCGGTGCGGAGCGATGCCGCGCTGCGGCTCGAGGCCGTGGGGAGCGCGGTCGAGGTGCTGATGCTCCAGGGGCGCCCCATCGGGCAGCCCGTCGTGCAGTACGGCCCCTTCGTGATGAACACCCCCGCGGAGATCCAGCAGGCCTTCAATGACTACCAGCGCACCCGCTTCGGGGGCTGGCCGTTCCAGAAGGACGACCCGGTGCATGGGCGCGAGGAGGGCCGGTTCGCGCGGCACGCGGATGGCCGCATCGAGCGGCCGTCCCGCTGA
- a CDS encoding LPS-assembly protein LptD, which yields MSGLVLVTLVFLSAGQLGLPASRDALPAQVVLSGDTITKEGTVGRATGHAVLRAGTSVIRADELTYDYDPEVQVAVARGNVLLVNEGLVGFAKGLTLNLRTRELSTEDATFFQKQGVAPEVLAGFAARNESLELSRAGQNEFSFTTSRFRLLEDGAYRGEDLSFTASCGCSLLESVFSVSASSAELKPAERASFTFATVRVFEVPVFWLPWLSLPLTDRASGLLMPEWTGTGLSGLQVDLPYFLTLGRSYDLTLSPGYAFGVEPTVPGSGSLGVKGPRLSTEFRYAPASGVSGRLWLRLLEDLMLERDPLNPNVLVPDAKRRGLRGWGIFEHQQALGRGLHARADVTLFSDGFLFADTTPAGHLGRSYYYIPSTAMLYHRGEDHYAGLALAYRQDIRWGYPLLGEATRPPVFQELPTLRYSLPTRPLFGPLSGGVQVELSRLSPLGGLLGDEGTDGVFWPLLADTDGTQGNGRFDPGERQARTRLDILPRLNATFDLGGVLRATPYLALRESFYFHEVTREARNRAYGMVGLMLDTELSRVFGTGASAVRHSLMPSVELRAVPRVFGESAPSIYDEVDAAVTPDGFFQGRVALNQKVLIRSGSATRELGRLELAQGVDFLERRMGETSGRLQAGVGPVTAAATARLDLFTPQVEERLTQLSASVVWNILANGRLNVGAGYERALASSEQVRRSIDMLLPPPLPPPTPSVSDGASCSDDTVLNTKSSDRVLLNAGTELPFGLGLRYAAEVYRRDPSRCDVLRMNSQALFLSYTPTCNCFRLEAQAWLLPPPANFSFKLLVTIARLGTFGI from the coding sequence ATGAGTGGTCTGGTCCTCGTCACCCTCGTCTTCCTCTCCGCCGGGCAACTCGGGTTGCCCGCGTCGCGGGACGCCCTTCCTGCCCAGGTGGTGCTCTCCGGCGATACCATCACCAAGGAGGGCACCGTCGGCCGGGCCACCGGGCATGCGGTGTTGCGCGCGGGCACGTCCGTCATTCGTGCCGACGAGCTCACCTACGACTACGATCCCGAGGTGCAGGTGGCGGTGGCGCGTGGAAACGTGCTGCTGGTGAACGAGGGGCTGGTCGGCTTCGCCAAGGGCCTCACCCTGAACCTGCGGACCCGCGAGCTGAGCACCGAGGACGCCACCTTCTTCCAGAAACAGGGCGTGGCCCCCGAGGTGCTCGCCGGGTTCGCCGCCCGGAACGAGTCCCTGGAGCTGAGCCGGGCGGGGCAGAACGAGTTCTCCTTCACCACGAGCCGCTTCCGCCTCCTGGAAGACGGCGCCTACCGGGGTGAGGACCTGTCCTTCACGGCCTCCTGTGGTTGCAGCCTGCTCGAGTCGGTCTTCAGCGTCTCCGCGAGCAGCGCGGAGCTGAAGCCCGCGGAGAGGGCCTCGTTCACCTTCGCCACGGTGCGCGTGTTCGAAGTGCCCGTCTTCTGGCTGCCGTGGCTCTCCCTTCCGCTGACGGATCGCGCGAGCGGGCTGCTCATGCCCGAGTGGACCGGCACGGGCCTGAGCGGATTGCAGGTGGATCTGCCGTACTTCCTCACGCTCGGCCGGAGCTACGATCTCACGCTCTCCCCGGGGTATGCGTTCGGTGTGGAGCCAACGGTACCGGGCAGTGGCTCGCTCGGCGTGAAGGGCCCGCGCCTCTCCACCGAATTCCGCTATGCCCCCGCCTCCGGGGTCTCTGGGAGGCTCTGGCTGCGGCTCCTCGAGGACCTGATGCTCGAGCGGGATCCGCTCAACCCGAACGTGCTCGTGCCCGATGCGAAGCGGCGGGGACTCCGGGGCTGGGGCATCTTCGAACACCAGCAGGCGCTCGGCCGCGGCCTCCATGCGCGGGCGGACGTGACGCTCTTCTCGGATGGCTTCCTCTTCGCCGACACCACGCCCGCCGGACACCTCGGGCGCTCGTACTACTACATCCCCTCCACGGCCATGCTGTACCACCGGGGAGAGGACCATTACGCGGGGCTCGCCCTGGCCTATCGCCAGGACATCCGTTGGGGCTACCCCCTGTTGGGCGAGGCCACACGTCCCCCCGTCTTCCAGGAGCTGCCCACGCTCCGCTACTCCCTTCCCACGAGGCCCCTGTTCGGACCGCTCAGCGGCGGTGTCCAGGTGGAGCTGTCCCGGCTCTCACCGCTCGGCGGGCTGCTGGGGGACGAGGGCACGGACGGGGTGTTCTGGCCGCTCCTGGCCGATACGGACGGAACCCAGGGCAACGGCCGCTTCGATCCCGGCGAGCGCCAGGCCCGCACCCGCCTGGACATACTCCCGCGGCTGAACGCCACCTTCGACCTGGGGGGCGTGCTGCGGGCCACCCCCTACCTGGCACTGCGCGAGAGCTTCTACTTCCATGAGGTGACGCGGGAGGCCCGGAACCGCGCGTACGGGATGGTGGGCCTGATGCTGGACACGGAGCTGTCGCGCGTGTTCGGCACGGGCGCCTCGGCGGTGCGCCACAGCCTCATGCCCTCGGTGGAGCTGCGAGCCGTGCCTCGCGTCTTCGGCGAGAGCGCGCCCTCCATCTATGACGAGGTGGACGCGGCCGTGACTCCTGACGGGTTCTTCCAGGGCCGGGTGGCGCTGAACCAGAAGGTGCTCATACGCAGCGGGAGCGCGACGCGCGAGCTGGGTCGGTTGGAGCTGGCCCAGGGGGTGGACTTCCTCGAGCGGCGGATGGGAGAGACCTCCGGGCGTCTGCAGGCGGGGGTGGGACCGGTGACGGCGGCGGCCACGGCCCGGCTCGACCTGTTCACCCCTCAGGTGGAGGAGCGGCTGACGCAGCTCTCGGCCTCGGTGGTGTGGAACATCCTCGCCAACGGGAGGTTGAACGTGGGTGCTGGCTACGAGCGGGCCCTGGCGAGCTCGGAGCAGGTGCGCCGCTCCATCGACATGCTGCTGCCTCCGCCCCTTCCGCCGCCCACGCCGAGCGTGAGTGACGGAGCGTCGTGCTCCGATGACACGGTGCTCAATACGAAATCGTCTGACCGCGTGTTGTTGAATGCGGGGACCGAGCTGCCTTTCGGTCTGGGATTGCGCTACGCGGCAGAGGTGTACCGGAGGGATCCCTCGCGATGCGACGTGCTCCGGATGAACAGCCAGGCGTTGTTCCTCTCCTACACACCCACCTGCAACTGCTTCCGGCTCGAAGCCCAGGCCTGGTTGTTGCCCCCACCGGCGAATTTCAGTTTCAAGCTGCTGGTGACGATCGCGAGACTCGGCACCTTCGGCATCTGA